The DNA sequence GAGCTGGATTACAATCTGGTTATGACATGTATGGAAGGGGTAGAGGCCAAGGCCAACACATTGATCAGTTTTCAGGGCCTGTCTACCCTCATGAGGTAGATAAGGATGAACCACCTGGAGCTTATGACCATATTCAAAGATACCTGCAGTCTCAACCTGCTATGGAGGAAGGACATGGGCCAAGAAATTTAATACCACCTGTGCAGTCCAATCTCAAGAGACATAGCATGGGACATTCTTATACATGTCAGACCTCCCCAACACAACCGAACCCACCAGAACAGAAACATTTCTTCAATGTAAACCGCAAAGCACAGGATGTGAGTCAAAAGCAGGGCATGCGGGACTGGAGAATCAGCTCATACCTTAGTGCATATGATGATCCAGGAGAGCTGGATTTAGCTGAACTTGAAGGATCCACTGCATGTGATGACATTCCATGTTTTACGCAGGAAGCTCCTTGTGGCCCCATACGTCCTGAAATTAGACTAGGAAATAGAGAGTTTAACAGGATACCTTCACCTAAGGAAAATACCATGTTTGCCCAAATTCAGAATAATTCTATTATGCCTGACAGTTCAGTTAATCATCCATATAACTTAccacaaataaatatcaaaacaacACCAGCATCAACTTCAGAGTCTTCTTGCACCACTGAGGGTGACAAAGTGGAGGAGACACAGAATAGAGAACATAAAGAGACTAGTCGGATAAGTGAAGAGTTCCTCAGGAGGAAACCCAACCGACAAGTCCAGAGGAGTTCCAGACTGAGACACTCGCTAATATTCAGTTCAAATTTGGAGTTGCATGCATCAGAAGAGATGAAAGATACTGGTGAAGAAAAAGATGTAGATGAAGCTTCAAAACTTTCAGCTCGTGTGTCCCAAATCATGGATAAAAGGAGAACTGGTTCTCCATTTCAACCATTTCAGTGGAGCAGTTTGGCAAAGTCAGCCACATTTGATAACTCTGCCTCAGAGTCTGCACAGCCTGAGGATAAACTGAACAAAATGGGTGAAACTTCTGATGTAGATAAGGTTGAAATATGCCGAAATCTTAGAAAGAATTCATTACAGGGTGATCTGCAAGAAAAAGATCTGGCCCAAACAGTTCCTGAAACAAACAGCCAAAGGGATGAATGCCCATCTAATTTATTGCAAAAGTCATCTTCTTTCATAGATATGAATGACCCTGACTCTAGGCTGAGGTATTTCAAAGAGTTAGCAGCCAAACGCAAACTTGCAGCAGCAAAGGCTTCTCAGAGCAATCCTATGAAAGCCACCCATAAGTTTACTCTACCAGAGAAACCTTTAACTATTGATGCAGATAAAAAAACAGGACATGTTTTCAAGATCCCAGAAACTCCACTCAAGTCAAAAAATACCTCTGTCACAGAGATTAAAGACACCAAATGTGAGGAATCGAGTAAAGACATCCTACATAGAGCTACTGATGCTGAAAAAATTAGATTTAAGAAACAGCTTGCAGAAAAGTCTGGCTcatctttaaaaaatttaaagggaGACATTGATCAAGCTCTAAAAGAAGAGGCAAGAACAGTATCTACAGCTAAAAACCAGACACCCCCCATTTTAAACATTGTTTCACAAAAGCCTTTCGGTGCCTCACAAAATCAAGTCATTTCTGTTGCATTAGATAATACCTCAACAGAATCTGGCCTCAACCAATATCATATTCCTAAAGAAACAGATCCCTCCCATGCCATTGCGACTGAGAGTGGTCTGCCTATAAAGTTACCACAGACAAAGTGTGTATCATCACTACACACCACTACAAATGAGGGAAGTCTGTCTGCAAATGATTTACAAACTCTTGCACAGAATGTATCCAATATATCTAGCACATGCTCTGATACTGTACCTCTTGATTCTAATTCAACAGCAAACCATGCAACTGTAGATACTTGTGTACCTTCAAAAAATGATCACAAAGATACAGTTCCATCCCCAGCATTTTTACATACACCTGGAAATAGTTCCAATAAACACCCCACTGCAATAAAGGCAGACTCTTCTCAACACCTTAATGAAACTGGGGCAGATATTTCAAAACACTCCACAACAGTAGGGGCTGAACCATCTACAGTAGAAAATGTGTATCCCCAACACCACTCTGTAACAGAGAAAAACTCTTCTCATCAGCATACTTTAATGGAAGCCGACTCTTCCAAACAACCCATTACCACAGAAAGTAAACCCTCACAAAAATCTACTTCACCAGAGGCAGACTCTTCTCAACACACTCCTGCATCTAATACAGACTGTTTTCAACAGTCTGCTGCAGTGGGGAAAAACGTTTCCCTGCAGCCCTCTGCTACAGAAAGTGGAACTTCAAAAGACTTCCCTATTACAACAGAAACTGACTCTTTCCAACAGCCAACTGCAGCAAAAAGTGAATCATCACATCACTCCACCACAATTAAAGTAGACTCCTCTCAACATCAAATGGAGACAGACCTTCCTCAAAAGTCTAATGCAGTGGAGACAGATTCTTCCCAGCAACCCACTGCAACAGCAACAGACTCTTCCCAGCAGCCCACTGCAACAGAGATAGACTCTTCCCAACAGCCCACTGCAACAGAGACAGGCTCTTCCCAGCAGCCCACTCCAACAGAGACAGACTCTTCCCAGCAGCCCACTGCAACAGAGACAGGCTCTTCCCAGCAGCCCACTCCAACAGAGACAGACTCTTCCCAGCAGCCCACTCCAACACAGACAGACACTTCCCTGCAGCCCACTGCAACAGAGACAGGCTCTTCCCAGCAGCCCACTGCAACAGAGACAGGCTCTTCCCAGCAGCCCACTCCAACAGAGACAGACTCTTCCCAGCAGCCCACTCCAACAGAGACGGACTCTTCCCAACAGCCCACTGCAACAGAGACAGGCTCTTCCCAGCAGCCCACTCCAACAGAGACAGACTCTTCCCAGCAGCCCACTCCAACAGAGACGGACTCTTCCCAACAGCCCACTGCAACAGAGAATGATTCTTCCCAGCAGCCCACTGCAACAGAGACAGACTCTTCGCAGCAGCCCACTGCAACAGAGAATGATTCTTCCCAGCAGCCCACTGCAACAGAGACAGACTCTTCCCAACAGTCCACTACAACAGAGAGAGACTCTTCCCAGCAGCCCACTGTAACAAAGACACACTGTTCCCAGCAGCCCACTGCAACAGAGACAGACTCTTCTCAGCAGCCCACTGCAACAAAGACAGACTCATCCCAGCAGCCCAATGCAACAGAGACAGACTCTTCCCAACAGCCCACTGCAACAAAGACAGACTTTTCCCAACAGCCCACTGCAACAGAGACAGGCTCTTCCCGCCAGGCCACTGCAACAAAGACAGACTCTTCCCACCAGCCCACTGCAACAGAGACTAGCTCTTCTCAACAGCCCACTGCAACAGAGAGAGACTCTTCCCAACAGCCCACTGCAACAGAGACAGGCTCTTCCCACCAGCCCACTGCAACAGAGACTGGCTCTTCCCACCAGGCCACTGCAACAAAGACAGACTCTTCCCACCAGCCCACTGCAACAGAGACTAGCTTTTCTCACCAGCCCACTGCAACAGAGAGAGACTCTTCCCAACAGCCCACTGCAACAGAGACAGGCTCTTCCCACCAGCCCACTGCAACAGAGACTGGCTCTTCCCACCAGCCCACTGCAACAGAGACAGGCTCTTCCCACCAGCCCACTGCAACAGAGACAGACTCTTCTCAACAGCCCACTGCAACAGAGAGAGACTCTTCCCAACAGCCCACTGCAACAGAGACAGACTCTTCCCAACAGCCCACTGCAACAGAGACAGACTCTTCCCAACAGCCCACTGCAACAGAGAGAGACTCTTCCCAACAGCCCACTGCAACAGAGAGAGACTCTTCCCAACAGCCCACTGCAGCAGTCACAGACTCTTCTCAGCAGCCCATTGCAAAAGAAACAGACCCTTCCCAGCATCCCACTGCAAAAGAAACAGACCCTTCCCAGCAGCCCACTGCAGCAGTCACAAACACTTCCCAGAAATCCACTTCAACAGTCACAGACTCTTTCCAGAAGTCTGTTCCAACAGAGACTGACTCGTCCCAGCACCTCAGTATAACAGAAAGTGAGCTACCCCAAAATCCCACCAAAATGGAGACAGACACCTCCAAACATCCTATTGAAACAAAAAATGAATCCCTTCAAGGCATCACTGCAAAAAACTCTGACTGTATGAATGAGAAAAAAGATGAGAACTTATCTGAAGGCCTTATAAAACTAATACCCATTCCAGAGGCTAACAATACTCAAAAAGAAAATAGCATATCTCAAAATGAAGTCACCACAGTCTCATGTTCCCCAGctaaacattcccaatctgaaaCTGTTACACCTTGTGGTAGCCAAGTGGAACTAAACGAAACACAAGCATCGGCCAAACCATGTATAACTCCTACAGTTAAAGATGCAGACAATGGTGCTTTAACTAGTCTTGATTCAGTGGAGGTGTGCTTAACTCAGTCTCAAGGTTCTCCAGAGTCTTGCCTGTCCTCGAATGAGATCAACTCAACTCAGGCAAAAACACAATTACAATCTAGCTTTTCATCAAACTCTATGCAATCTAGCTGTCAAAATGACTCAAAGCCTGAGAAAACAGATGAGTGCCAGAAATCTGACTCCATTACAGAGCAAAATCAGAGTCATGACCCTTCACCTGTAGATGCAGGGCCCAATATAGCTCACATAGAAGTTTCTACTGCAACAGACTCTAATGAAGttgataaaatgaaacaaacaacacCACAGGTAGAAAACACTGTGACTAACTTAGCAGAGGTGTCAGAAAAATCACATTTAACTGTACACAGCAATTTAGAAAATCAGTCTTCTATTGCAGAGAATGCAAAATCGAAAATGTCTGCACATCAGACATCAACTGCAAATGTTATCTCTTGCAGCAACCTTAGAGATGACACTAAAGTTCTTTTAGAGCAAATTTCAGCAAAGAACCAAAGCAGATCTTCCCAGTCCAAGCAGACTCTTGATGCACCCAACGAAGCCAAAAAGGTTGAGGTCCGCCCTGCAgataatttgttttcaaattaTTCAGGAAGGCCCTGGTCCTCCAAGGCTACACCAGAAGAGCGGGAGATGTTACTACAAAAGATGGAGCAAATGCGTAAACAGAGGAAGGTCTACAGCCGTTTTGAGGCATGTTGTAGAATTTTTATTCATATGAATTCATAATTTTTAGtaatgttgtatgtgtgtgtgtttgtatgcatgcacattttttttttctctgaaaataTTAATAGTTTGTTGCATAGATTCATTTTCCAAAAGCTCAATATTCAAAAGACTGAagttatgtttaaatgtaaatttacatttGCTATATTACTCAAGCATTTGTATTTGGTGTTTTCACAGGCCTCATGAATTAAAGAAACCATTGGAAGAGGGGCTCCCTTGATGAACAATAAGAGGATAGCGATTTTTTCTACCTCATAACAGTGAACCCGCACAAACTTGGATTGAGGTGTCTTATAACTTCTGATTATGCCAAAGAGTGCTGCCTACTTTATATTGAGAGAATAGAAATCCCTGCAGGGCTTAACAAGCTATGCAGATGATCTGCGTGACAAAACAGGAACTCTTATCAGCCTTTGATAGGGCAGGTATttctctgtgtgtatatatagtgtagCTGTGAAACACATTTCTGAATCTTTTGTAGTTATTGGTAGTTCTATATTCAGAAATTATGACCtgatataaatactgtaaatagaaAGTTGTTTACGTAACAAAAACAAGGagttcattaaaaatgtaactgccAGAGATGGAGCATGTGAGCGATGTGGAGTGGGGGAGGAGTTGCGTGGTATTGCCAGGAGCAAGTAGCAGGTCTTCTGAAAGTCTCCAAATCGTTCTGATACTGCTCCAACATGTTCACAGActattgtttgtttttcagtacaGCATAACACTTTgctcccaagtttttttttttttaaatttgatatatGTATTTTGTGCCCAGATGTTTTTCAGTGATcataaaaacaaacactgaaagaaCTTTATAGTTGATAgttatatagtttacatttttctttatacATTTTCACTTTATAGTTACATTTTTCTATGTAGTGAACTTGAAGCAGTGAGTAACAGGAAATTGAAAACATGGAACAAAGTGGAGCTGGAGCAAAATGATCACAGCATGCTTTGAAGAGGGAAAATGGATTTTGTTCAGTCACATGGTCGGGCCAGAGAATAGAAAAAAACAGACTTTGTTTACTTGTCCATCAGTTGATTGTGTAAAGccaacataaaataaattatgatggTCTGTGTTGGTGCACAATGGAAACTCCAAAAGCATGTGTTTTTGAGTCCAACATATTAATGAGGACAACATGTACATGCAGCACCTTTTTCTAAATAATTGAGTTTCTCAATATATCAAATTGATAAAGTACACAAAATGTGCAATATTGTGAATTTAGGATGGAATACcgatttatttaaattgtgaaatcTGTTTGACAAAAATAACCAGTGTATTAAAACTGCGTCTGTTTTTGATGGAGGTCCCCATAAGCTACATGTGTAAAGAACCAAATATGTCTGTTACATATTACCTCCCATTTCcaaaagttgtatgtttgaataaTTTTTAGGGCAAAATGAGTAATACTACTCCAAtatgaaactaaatatatatatatatatttcaaatattaaaatctcAAATGTGTGTTATTTGCTTTTGTCGTAATCTAGGCTTTCAAAACAGTAATGAAACAATGCTCAATCTGATGAAAGAACAGTTCacacaatgtttgttttttgttcaatCTGTAATCGTTCCCCTTTGGCACCattatgtgtgttttatatgggAACAAATGGATAGTTGActcaaaaataaattgtaatcgtTTACCTTCATGTCATATCTCACATGAATTTCTTCTCTGGAAATttgataaatgatgacagagcttTTATGTTTGTTTAAGTCAATAAATATTGCAATGAATGTGGCTATAGACCATATTACAACATGAAAAATATTGTATGGTGGTGTGAATCCCCTTTGCTTTCAAAACAAGAGTTGCCAACTTATTTTCTGCAGTGCAGTTTATTGCtaaaagtttattataaaaatgacctgaattgttaatttattagtaaaaaaaaaaaataataatttaataataattttttataataaaaaaaattaataataataaaatacaaataatatatatttatttttaaatgcaacattattAGTGTAGAATAAGTGAACATTTACACGTTTTACATgaaattaaatttcattttcttattgtaaaattacagattctaaacaattatatttttaaagcatGGTATTATGCTACAATTTAAGAAAAGTCGTGTAAAATATGGCAAAgttttgatttcctctttttgtaTTTAGCGGGAAGATGGATGCCTTTTTGTCATTGGAGTCACAGATGCTAAAAGTTgtcaaatacatacataaaaaaaaatagcttaattTGTTGCTAGGTGATTTTTGAAGAAAAAGACTGTTGACCATGAGCATGTGCAAGGTACATCACTGATCTTTTAATTAGCTACTCAGGCAGATTTGAGTTATGCTTAAATTCAAAACTTTGCAAAACcttattacaaaacattttttagccTGTGTTACAAAATTGTGTTTTGgtgaaaaaactaaaaatctagTGTGTGTGACGTcaccataaaaaacaacaacacaaagccCTTTGTGAGAATTTGCATTTTTATAGCACCATGTCAAATTAGTTTGTCAATTTAGGCTAATCTCTCAATCTAAGATTTATTCTCATAAATCTGAATAATTAGTTCCCCTGGCATTTCTTAAAGTCTGTGAGTGGAGAGCTCAGTTCATAGTGATGAAATTTGTATTTCAGACTGTATGACTGCAGACATGACTGGCTTTTTGAAGATATTTTACCTCATAGCTTCTTTCAGCTGGTTTATGAAAAatgaaattcagatttgcatctgTGAATGACCTTCAGCCTATGGGGAAAGGCTAAAAAATGCCACTACTCTGCCTCTGCAAGGACTAGCTCTTTACTGTCTTTGCATTTCCAGTTGAAATGGTGAATGTAGAAATTACTTGTTGACTGGAAACTTTTTAACCTGCTACTAACAAAATCAGGTGCAAAAACTGATGAACTAAATAGTACTGGTGGTTCATGGTAATAACGCATAATGATGCTTAAGGCTGAACGCATATCAGTTATTTTGTAATTACTTTACAAATGTGTgcacctttttcatttttttattttaatacttttaagttTGTAGTTCTGCTGTTTTGGCTGATTTTTGCCTGTGATGGACAGCTGGTCTATATCCAGCTTCAATGGACAGCCTCTTCCTCCGTGGATGAATCACACTATGGTATGTTCTCTATAACATATgataagcttttaataatatGCCAATTAAATAATTTTCCTGCACATTTAATCTGACCTTTTGATATAGACTGACTGTGGAGTGACTGTGTAAGCTTGATACATAGCACACTTCTGTAGCACACATCATGTTTACGAGAACACGACACGTTATTCTTGTGAATGTGTTCTGGTGAACTGGTCCTATGAATATATGATATGAACCATTTCCAACTTATTTGAATGGCGTCAGTGCAGATGTCTGATAGTGCATATTTGTAATAAGTACACTTgcattaacataatttattttattttttttactgtgaccACTTCTGTTAATGTCAGTTTGAAACTACAATATGTATCTGATGTTATAGACATTTTTGGAAATTTGCAAATGATAATCAAACTAGTGTCCTCCAACATTTATTAAACAAGTTATTTAACAAAACCAAAAACCGCATAGGTGATAATAAATAGCTGTTTTATGAAGTTGTATGAAGCTATAAACATGACTTGATTaaactatttatataatataGCTTTGTAGATTGTAGCTTTGTATTTATACAATTATAGAATTGATTCGGTTCATTTCAGGTCAGTCTTTGGAAACTTTGAAGTTTGGGTGAACGATGCCGAATATCTTCTGTACATTGTGCATGTAGGAATATGTTC is a window from the Carassius gibelio isolate Cgi1373 ecotype wild population from Czech Republic chromosome A13, carGib1.2-hapl.c, whole genome shotgun sequence genome containing:
- the LOC128025943 gene encoding serine-rich adhesin for platelets-like isoform X1, giving the protein MAHRSQCSSAGDNPLDPNYLPPHYREEYRMAIDALVEADLEGYYGFLKKADVVDFLSCSEIEYIKCMVQAPHHIAQPERRYMAEDVDGSSDTYWPVHSDHDAPSLDLGWPQQFRFIGPTEVTTLVNPSDPEMPSIKEQVRRMIKNAQQVIAVVMDMFTDVDIFADILGAATRGVAVYVLLDELNAHHFVAMVNNCRVNLDEIKFMRVRTVSGSTYHCRTGKTFKGRMMDRFILVDCRAVLSGNYSFMWSFEKIHRCLAHLFLGQLVTTFDEEFRILFAHSEPLVVENVLANMQHSSGEPESYYNTEKPHMFNREYPTIGMELAGRTTEDSLGYKRLPFRSESIHSAAEANPSIQRNMNLNAAQQYRGNHQFIEHGRQMRGPNERIGSIGHSSENIPDYEYMPPENHLTIRGKQYMEGAIPHVGHFAQEPYIHKGAGLQSGYDMYGRGRGQGQHIDQFSGPVYPHEVDKDEPPGAYDHIQRYLQSQPAMEEGHGPRNLIPPVQSNLKRHSMGHSYTCQTSPTQPNPPEQKHFFNVNRKAQDVSQKQGMRDWRISSYLSAYDDPGELDLAELEGSTACDDIPCFTQEAPCGPIRPEIRLGNREFNRIPSPKENTMFAQIQNNSIMPDSSVNHPYNLPQINIKTTPASTSESSCTTEGDKVEETQNREHKETSRISEEFLRRKPNRQVQRSSRLRHSLIFSSNLELHASEEMKDTGEEKDVDEASKLSARVSQIMDKRRTGSPFQPFQWSSLAKSATFDNSASESAQPEDKLNKMGETSDVDKVEICRNLRKNSLQGDLQEKDLAQTVPETNSQRDECPSNLLQKSSSFIDMNDPDSRLRYFKELAAKRKLAAAKASQSNPMKATHKFTLPEKPLTIDADKKTGHVFKIPETPLKSKNTSVTEIKDTKCEESSKDILHRATDAEKIRFKKQLAEKSGSSLKNLKGDIDQALKEEARTVSTAKNQTPPILNIVSQKPFGASQNQVISVALDNTSTESGLNQYHIPKETDPSHAIATESGLPIKLPQTKCVSSLHTTTNEGSLSANDLQTLAQNVSNISSTCSDTVPLDSNSTANHATVDTCVPSKNDHKDTVPSPAFLHTPGNSSNKHPTAIKADSSQHLNETGADISKHSTTVGAEPSTVENVYPQHHSVTEKNSSHQHTLMEADSSKQPITTESKPSQKSTSPEADSSQHTPASNTDCFQQSAAVGKNVSLQPSATESGTSKDFPITTETDSFQQPTAAKSESSHHSTTIKVDSSQHQMETDLPQKSNAVETDSSQQPTATATDSSQQPTATEIDSSQQPTATETGSSQQPTPTETDSSQQPTATETGSSQQPTPTETDSSQQPTPTQTDTSLQPTATETGSSQQPTATETGSSQQPTPTETDSSQQPTPTETDSSQQPTATETGSSQQPTPTETDSSQQPTPTETDSSQQPTATENDSSQQPTATETDSSQQPTATENDSSQQPTATETDSSQQSTTTERDSSQQPTVTKTHCSQQPTATETDSSQQPTATKTDSSQQPNATETDSSQQPTATKTDFSQQPTATETGSSRQATATKTDSSHQPTATETSSSQQPTATERDSSQQPTATETGSSHQPTATETGSSHQPTATETDSSQQPTATERDSSQQPTATETDSSQQPTATETDSSQQPTATERDSSQQPTATERDSSQQPTAAVTDSSQQPIAKETDPSQHPTAKETDPSQQPTAAVTNTSQKSTSTVTDSFQKSVPTETDSSQHLSITESELPQNPTKMETDTSKHPIETKNESLQGITAKNSDCMNEKKDENLSEGLIKLIPIPEANNTQKENSISQNEVTTVSCSPAKHSQSETVTPCGSQVELNETQASAKPCITPTVKDADNGALTSLDSVEVCLTQSQGSPESCLSSNEINSTQAKTQLQSSFSSNSMQSSCQNDSKPEKTDECQKSDSITEQNQSHDPSPVDAGPNIAHIEVSTATDSNEVDKMKQTTPQVENTVTNLAEVSEKSHLTVHSNLENQSSIAENAKSKMSAHQTSTANVISCSNLRDDTKVLLEQISAKNQSRSSQSKQTLDAPNEAKKVEVRPADNLFSNYSGRPWSSKATPEEREMLLQKMEQMRKQRKVYSRFEAS
- the LOC128025943 gene encoding protein FAM83H-like isoform X2, yielding MAHRSQCSSAGDNPLDPNYLPPHYREEYRMAIDALVEADLEGYYGFLKKADVVDFLSCSEIEYIKCMVQAPHHIAQPERRYMAEDVDGSSDTYWPVHSDHDAPSLDLGWPQQFRFIGPTEVTTLVNPSDPEMPSIKEQVRRMIKNAQQVIAVVMDMFTDVDIFADILGAATRGVAVYVLLDELNAHHFVAMVNNCRVNLDEIKFMRVRTVSGSTYHCRTGKTFKGRMMDRFILVDCRAVLSGNYSFMWSFEKIHRCLAHLFLGQLVTTFDEEFRILFAHSEPLVVENVLANMQHSSGEPESYYNTEKPHMFNREYPTIGMELAGRTTEDSLGYKRLPFRSESIHSAAEANPSIQRNMNLNAAQQYRGNHQFIEHGRQMRGPNERIGSIGHSSENIPDYEYMPPENHLTIRGKQYMEGAIPHVGHFAQEPYIHKGAGLQSGYDMYGRGRGQGQHIDQFSGPVYPHEVDKDEPPGAYDHIQRYLQSQPAMEEGHGPRNLIPPVQSNLKRHSMGHSYTCQTSPTQPNPPEQKHFFNVNRKAQDVSQKQGMRDWRISSYLSAYDDPGELDLAELEGSTACDDIPCFTQEAPCGPIRPEIRLGNREFNRIPSPKENTMFAQIQNNSIMPDSSVNHPYNLPQINIKTTPASTSESSCTTEGDKVEETQNREHKETSRISEEFLRRKPNRQVQRSSRLRHSLIFSSNLELHASEEMKDTGEEKDVDEASKLSARVSQIMDKRRTGSPFQPFQWSSLAKSATFDNSASESAQPEDKLNKMGETSDVDKVEICRNLRKNSLQGDLQEKDLAQTVPETNSQRDECPSNLLQKSSSFIDMNDPDSRLRYFKELAAKRKLAAAKASQSNPMKATHKFTLPEKPLTIDADKKTGHVFKIPETPLKSKNTSVTEIKDTKCEESSKDILHRATDAEKIRFKKQLAEKSGSSLKNLKGDIDQALKEEARTVSTAKNQTPPILNIVSQKPFGASQNQVISVALDNTSTESGLNQYHIPKETDPSHAIATESGLPIKLPQTKCVSSLHTTTNEGSLSANDLQTLAQNVSNISSTCSDTVPLDSNSTANHATVDTCVPSKNDHKDTVPSPAFLHTPGNSSNKHPTAIKADSSQHLNETGADISKHSTTVGAEPSTVENVYPQHHSVTEKNSSHQHTLMEADSSKQPITTESKPSQKSTSPEADSSQHTPASNTDCFQQSAAVGKNVSLQPSATESGTSKDFPITTETGSSHQPTATETGSSHQPTATETDSSQQPTATERDSSQQPTATETDSSQQPTATETDSSQQPTATERDSSQQPTATERDSSQQPTAAVTDSSQQPIAKETDPSQHPTAKETDPSQQPTAAVTNTSQKSTSTVTDSFQKSVPTETDSSQHLSITESELPQNPTKMETDTSKHPIETKNESLQGITAKNSDCMNEKKDENLSEGLIKLIPIPEANNTQKENSISQNEVTTVSCSPAKHSQSETVTPCGSQVELNETQASAKPCITPTVKDADNGALTSLDSVEVCLTQSQGSPESCLSSNEINSTQAKTQLQSSFSSNSMQSSCQNDSKPEKTDECQKSDSITEQNQSHDPSPVDAGPNIAHIEVSTATDSNEVDKMKQTTPQVENTVTNLAEVSEKSHLTVHSNLENQSSIAENAKSKMSAHQTSTANVISCSNLRDDTKVLLEQISAKNQSRSSQSKQTLDAPNEAKKVEVRPADNLFSNYSGRPWSSKATPEEREMLLQKMEQMRKQRKVYSRFEAS